One genomic region from Doryrhamphus excisus isolate RoL2022-K1 chromosome 14, RoL_Dexc_1.0, whole genome shotgun sequence encodes:
- the smim13 gene encoding small integral membrane protein 13: protein MWQSVGLTLLVIVATLLCALIFMLCGWYVVWQLFLSKFKFLRELVGDAAAGPQAETQPSESKSERAANVPTRNRPRTARQRVAFPESGTL, encoded by the exons ATGTGGCAAAGTGTCGGGCTCACATTGCTGGTCATTGTGGCCACGCTGCTGTGTGCTCTTATCTTCATGCTGTGTG GTTGGTATGTAGTCTGGCAGCTCTTCTTGTCCAAGTTCAAGTTCCTGCGCGAGCTCGTCGGGGATGCGGCCGCAGGCCCTCAGGCTGAAACGCAACCGTCCGAAAGCAAGAGCGAACGCGCCGCTAACGTCCCCACTCGAAATCGTCCCAGGACTGCACGCCAAAGAGTTGCCTTTCCAGAGAGCGGCACCTTGTAA
- the nedd9 gene encoding enhancer of filamentation 1, with translation MKYKNLMAKALYDNMPESPEELAFRKGDILTVIEQNTGGLEGWWLCSLHGRQGIAPGNRLKLLIGPKFEAQSPASAAAASAQPPLQSSGFQQKAGTGAQGLYQVPPSLQSSQQQSQQSIYQVPSAQDVYQVPPRSTLAADNTPNKVVTPTRVGQLYTYSPGQHNQQDLYDVPPSRSQGVYDVPPGQMLGSQYPGQQGGARNQDIYDVPPSQTDLRTGQDVYDVPPSSSQSVYSVPPCRANPAPQEGTYDFPQPLKHMQEGIYDVPPPAISKTTQNPQSHYDFPPSMEPSGQHQKQNSNEGIYDVPPTALLSAGAGSQSDVYDIPRGMQLPQHRSSPADRDKGVYDVPAQDSRAVADVTEGVNRLSFSSTGSTRSSMSTSSSSTGSSAEGRLVLDVDTAVQRLFRLQQAVEASVGALHSMAASPHWRTFPFMERHANDVRTVLDRIRASVGDFVVFGRGAAANATALSDSTLHSKMRRQLGRLEDSQQILLQIYQVLENSCWALNTLAASAASKHHNKSDELARFVMVSRTVPDDAKQLASTIGNSAELLFRRTHMEGSFSSGSTPDENMSHPLTSPSSDSDTYGGQTKPFPVPSSQDKDNMNHSEKCVKSWMEDYDYVHLQGKEDFERQQKELLEKENIIKQNQAQLGQEQINQFKKLEQEVIKPVENDISQWMSHQHTGRSPTPQSDTSSLPTSTRACARDRQLLGFYSEQCEQHFVTLLSAVDAFFSCVSGGQPPRIFVAHSKFVILSAHKLVFIGDTLSRQASAPEVANRVMNSSNVLCDLLKTVVAATKTAALNYPNTAAIQEMVDRVTDLSHHSQQFKEQLLQMAKW, from the exons AACCTAATGGCCAAAGCGCTGTACGACAACATGCCCGAGTCCCCAGAGGAGCTGGCCTTCCGGAAAGGGGACATCCTGACTGTGATCGAACAGAACACCGGCGGCCTAGAGGGCTGGTGGCTCTGCTCTCTGCACGGCCGCCAAGGCATCGCCCCCGGAAATCGCCTGAAGCTGCTCATAGGGCCTAAATTCGAGGCCCAGTCGCCCGCCTCCGCTGCCGCCGCCTCTGCCCAGCCGCCCCTCCAGAGCTCGGGCTTCCAGCAGAAGGCCGGCACGGGGGCTCAGGGGCTGTACCAGGTGCCACCTTCCCTGCAGAGTTCACAGCAGCAGAGCCAGCAGAGCATCTACCAGGTGCCCTCAGCGCAAGATGTCTACCAGGTCCCACCGAGGAGTACCCTAGCTGCTGATAACACACCGAACAAG GTGGTGACCCCCACCAGAGTGGGACAGTTGTACACCTACAGCCCAGGACAGCACAACCAGCAGGACCTCTATGATGTCCCACCCAGTAGATCACAGGGG GTGTATGATGTTCCACCTGGTCAGATGCTAGGTTCGCAATACCCTGGACAGCAGGGAGGCGCACGGAACCAAGACATCTACGACGTGCCCCCGTCTCAAACTGATCTCAGGACAGGACAAGACGTTTATGATGTTCCTCCTTCCTCTTCGCAATCG GTCTACTCGGTGCCGCCCTGCAgagcaaaccccgccccccaGGAGGGCACCTACGACTTCCCTCAGCCTCTCAAACACATGCAGGAGGGCATCTATGACGTTCCACCACCCGCAATCAGCAAAACCACGCAGAACCCCCAGTCTCATTACGACTTCCCCCCCAGCATGGAGCCCTCGGGTCAGCACCAAAAGCAGAACAGCAACGAGGGCATCTACGACGTACCTCCGACCGCTCTTCTCTCAGCGGGCGCCGGCTCTCAGAGCGACGTCTATGACATCCCGCGGGGCATGCAGCTCCCCCAGCACAGAAGCTCGCCCGCCGATCGAGACAAAGGCGTGTATGATGTCCCCGCTCAGGATTCCCGTGCAGTTGCGGATGTGACGGAAGGCGTGAACCGCTTGTCGTTCTCCAGCACGGGAAGCACGCGAAGCAGCATGTCCACTTCCTCGTCCTCCACGGGCTCCAGCGCCGAGGGGCGCTTGGTTTTGGATGTCGACACAGCAGTCCAGAGGTTGTTCCGTCTGCAGCAGGCTGTGGAGGCCTCAGTCGGGGCTTTGCATTCAATGGCGGCGTCCCCTCACTGGAGGACTTTTCCCTTCATGGAGCGCCACGCCAACGATGTCCGCACAGTGCTGGACAGGATCCGTGCGAGCGTGGGGGACTTTGTTGTATTCGGAAGAGGTGCCGCCGCCAACGCCACGGCCCTTTCCGACTCCACCCTTCACAGCAAGATGAGACGGCAGCTGGGCCGCCTGGAGGACTCGCAGCAGATCCTCCTGCAGATCTACCAAGTCCTGGAAAACAGCTGCTGGGCGCTGAACACGTTAGCCGCCTCGGCCGCTAGCAAGCATCACAACAAGAGCGACGAGCTGGCCCGCTTCGTCATGGTGTCCAGAACCGTGCCGGACGACGCCAAGCAGCTGGCCTCCACGATAGGGAACAGCGCCGAGTTGCTATTCAGGCGGACGCACATGGAGGGGTCCTTCTCCAGCGGGAGCACGCCCGACGAGAACATGAGCCACCCGCTCACGTCGCCCTCTTCGGACAGCGACACCTACGGGGGTCAGACCAAGCCGTTTCCTGTCCCTTCCAGCCAAGACAAAGACAACATGAACCACAGCGAGAAGTGCGTCAAGAGCTGGATGGAAGACTACGACTACGTACATCTGCAG GGCAAAGAAGACTTTGAACGTCAGCAGAAGGAGCTGTTGGAGAAAGAAAACATCATCAAGCAGAATCAAGCTCAGCTGGGCCAAGAGCAG ATCAACCAGTTCAAGAAGTTGGAGCAGGAGGTGATCAAACCCGTGGAGAACGACATCTCGCAGTGGATGTCACACCAACACACGGGCAGGTCCCCGACCCCCCAGTCCGACACATCCTCCTTGCCCACCTCCACTCGCGCGTGCGCCCGAGACCGCCAGCTGCTGGGCTTCTACTCGGAGCAGTGCGAGCAGCACTTCGTCACTCTCCTCAGCGCCGTGGACGCCTTCTTCAGCTGCGTGAGCGGCGGGCAGCCTCCGCGCATCTTCGTGGCGCACAGCAAGTTCGTCATCCTCAGCGCCCATAAACTGGTCTTCATCGGAGACACCCTGTCCCGGCAGGCCTCGGCCCCCGAGGTGGCCAACAGGGTGATGAACTCCAGCAACGTGCTGTGTGACTTATTAAAGACGGTGGTCGCCGCCACGAAGACGGCGGCGCTCAACTACCCCAACACGGCCGCCATCCAGGAGATGGTGGACAGAGTCACCGATCTGTCGCATCACTCGCAACAATTCAAAGAACAGCTGCTTCAAATGGCAAAATGGTGA